One Porphyromonas pogonae genomic region harbors:
- the hisS gene encoding histidine--tRNA ligase, which yields MQKPSIPKGMRDFGAKEMARRNYIFNTIKEVYALYGYNQIETPTMENLSTLMGKYGEEGDRLLFKVLNSGDVLKDFSTEELCEKNSLRFASKACEKGLRYDLTVPFARYVVMHREEISFPFRRFQIQPVWRADRPQKGRYREFYQCDADVIGSDSLMNEVELIQIINEVFSRLNISTKILLNNRKILTGIAEVVGEADRIVDITVAIDKLDKIGLEKVSQELIDKGFAQDTVDKLQPLISLSGDNNEKLEQLEELIQTSEIGLKGIEELRYILNYIQKLPMRSELEIDLSLARGLSYYTGAILEVKATDVQMGSITGGGRYDNLTGIFGLPGLSGVGISFGADRIYDVMNELDLFPQEAIVSTQILFVNFGKTEEEYLVSVVARLRGKGIRVEFYPESAKMKKQMSYANNMQIPFVALVGEEEIKHQVINLKNMITGEQKTITEQELMEMFAEK from the coding sequence ATGCAAAAGCCATCAATACCCAAAGGGATGAGGGACTTCGGAGCAAAAGAAATGGCTCGGAGAAATTATATATTCAACACCATAAAAGAAGTATATGCCCTCTATGGTTACAATCAGATAGAAACACCCACAATGGAAAACTTGTCCACTTTGATGGGCAAATACGGAGAAGAGGGAGATAGGCTGTTATTTAAGGTGCTCAATTCGGGAGATGTACTCAAAGACTTCTCCACAGAAGAGCTCTGTGAGAAGAACTCCTTGCGCTTTGCATCCAAGGCTTGTGAAAAGGGATTGAGGTACGACCTCACTGTTCCTTTTGCTCGTTATGTGGTGATGCACCGGGAGGAAATATCTTTTCCTTTCAGACGTTTCCAGATACAGCCGGTATGGCGTGCTGATCGACCACAGAAGGGGAGATATAGAGAGTTTTACCAGTGCGATGCAGATGTCATAGGATCGGACTCCTTGATGAATGAGGTAGAGCTTATCCAAATTATCAATGAAGTATTTTCCAGATTAAATATTTCGACTAAAATACTACTCAATAATAGAAAAATACTCACCGGTATAGCAGAAGTAGTAGGTGAGGCCGATAGAATTGTAGATATCACTGTAGCAATAGATAAACTCGATAAGATTGGTCTTGAGAAGGTGAGTCAAGAACTTATTGATAAAGGTTTTGCTCAAGACACGGTGGATAAATTGCAGCCTTTGATCAGTCTAAGTGGTGACAATAATGAGAAACTGGAACAACTGGAAGAGCTGATACAAACTTCTGAGATAGGACTCAAAGGTATCGAAGAACTACGCTACATCCTTAATTATATCCAAAAGCTACCCATGCGCTCTGAGCTGGAGATTGATCTGAGTTTAGCACGAGGGTTATCCTATTATACGGGAGCTATTTTGGAGGTAAAAGCCACGGATGTACAGATGGGTAGTATTACCGGAGGCGGTAGATACGACAATCTTACCGGTATATTTGGTTTGCCGGGACTATCTGGTGTAGGGATCTCCTTCGGAGCAGATAGGATTTATGATGTGATGAATGAATTGGACTTGTTCCCTCAAGAAGCAATTGTCTCGACTCAAATTCTTTTTGTAAATTTCGGGAAAACGGAGGAAGAATATCTGGTGAGTGTAGTAGCTCGGTTGAGAGGTAAAGGGATACGTGTGGAGTTTTACCCCGAATCAGCGAAAATGAAGAAGCAAATGAGCTATGCAAACAATATGCAGATACCTTTTGTTGCTCTTGTAGGCGAAGAAGAAATTAAACATCAAGTAATTAATCTTAAAAATATGATCACCGGTGAGCAAAAGACCATCACAGAGCAAGAACTCATGGAAATGTTCGCTGAAAAATAG
- a CDS encoding dihydrofolate reductase, producing MKISIIVAVAENNAIGINNKMPWHLSNDLKRFKSITSSHIIIMGKNTYYSLPNGALPNRENLVLSSSLDSLPDAQCFKNEEELKKYLLTRNDDEVFVIGGGKIYHSMLPQADKMYLTVVHKSYPEADTFFPEFDRNEWEVLEQQYIPADDKNDEASTYYELERKRN from the coding sequence ATGAAGATTTCAATTATTGTAGCAGTGGCTGAGAATAATGCCATAGGTATAAACAATAAGATGCCATGGCATTTGTCCAATGACCTTAAGCGGTTCAAGTCTATAACTTCCTCACATATTATTATTATGGGTAAGAATACTTATTATTCTTTGCCCAACGGAGCTTTACCCAATAGAGAGAATCTTGTGTTGTCGTCATCTTTGGATAGCTTGCCGGATGCTCAATGTTTCAAAAACGAAGAAGAATTGAAAAAATATCTTCTTACTCGTAACGATGATGAAGTATTTGTGATAGGCGGTGGCAAGATATATCACTCTATGCTCCCTCAGGCTGACAAGATGTATTTGACGGTAGTGCACAAATCTTACCCTGAAGCTGATACATTCTTTCCTGAGTTTGATAGGAATGAATGGGAAGTGCTGGAGCAACAATATATACCGGCCGATGATAAAAACGATGAGGCAAGTACTTATTACGAATTAGAACGTAAAAGAAACTAA
- the trkA gene encoding Trk system potassium transporter TrkA → MRIVIAGAGEVGTHLAKMLSHEDQDIILIDSDPDRLAFASRRLELMTQVGNPTSLIDLQEAGINKADLFISVTPEESTNITACMLASKLGAQRTIARINNHEYLQGDNHDFFEEMGVDSMIYPEELAAIEIVSTIGNPWARQYIELFNGSIVLIGVKVREGAPLVGKYLHELHKDNNKMFHIVAIKRDFETIIPSGYSQVLHNDIVFFTCSPDSIEDVRRMAGKRNPAVKKVVIMGASRIALRTIMHLPSHIKVCLIEQNKQKCLNLSSVVPSNVEIYHGDGRDPLILKEVGLEEAQVFIALSENSETNVLACLAAKRYGVFKTIAKEENIDYIPLAYRLDIGTLINKKLMAAGHIYRLLLGVDTSSVKCLTVANADVAELIAKRNSKITQKPIKDYKLSPNITFGGLVRNGVPMMINGDTQIEPYDHVVVFCHDISMSKLKDFFS, encoded by the coding sequence ATGCGAATCGTTATTGCCGGAGCCGGTGAAGTGGGAACGCACTTGGCAAAAATGCTATCACACGAGGATCAGGATATTATACTTATAGACTCTGATCCGGACAGACTTGCTTTTGCAAGTCGGAGACTGGAACTAATGACTCAAGTAGGTAACCCTACGTCCTTGATAGATCTTCAGGAAGCAGGGATCAATAAGGCTGATCTTTTTATAAGTGTTACTCCGGAAGAGTCTACTAACATTACTGCTTGTATGTTGGCATCAAAACTCGGAGCCCAAAGAACCATAGCCAGAATCAATAATCATGAATATCTTCAAGGTGATAATCATGACTTTTTCGAGGAAATGGGAGTAGATTCAATGATCTATCCTGAGGAATTGGCTGCAATTGAGATTGTATCCACCATCGGTAATCCATGGGCAAGGCAATATATCGAATTATTCAACGGCTCTATTGTCTTAATAGGAGTCAAAGTCCGTGAGGGAGCTCCGTTGGTTGGAAAATATCTGCACGAGCTTCATAAAGACAATAATAAGATGTTTCACATTGTGGCTATAAAGAGGGATTTTGAGACTATTATTCCATCAGGTTACAGTCAGGTGCTTCATAATGATATTGTCTTTTTTACATGTTCACCGGATAGTATTGAAGATGTAAGAAGAATGGCAGGCAAAAGGAATCCTGCTGTAAAAAAGGTAGTGATTATGGGAGCTAGTCGCATCGCACTCAGAACCATTATGCATCTGCCTTCCCATATCAAGGTCTGCCTGATAGAACAGAATAAGCAGAAATGTTTAAATCTAAGCTCTGTAGTGCCGTCGAATGTGGAAATTTATCACGGAGATGGACGTGATCCGTTGATCTTGAAGGAGGTAGGATTGGAAGAAGCTCAGGTGTTTATAGCCTTATCGGAAAACTCTGAGACGAATGTTTTGGCTTGCCTTGCGGCCAAAAGATACGGTGTCTTTAAGACTATAGCCAAAGAAGAAAATATAGATTATATCCCTTTGGCATACCGCCTGGACATAGGCACCCTTATCAATAAAAAATTGATGGCTGCCGGACACATATATCGTTTACTGCTTGGTGTGGATACCAGCTCTGTAAAATGCCTTACTGTAGCCAATGCTGATGTTGCTGAGCTTATTGCAAAAAGGAACTCAAAAATAACCCAAAAGCCTATAAAAGACTATAAACTCAGTCCTAATATAACATTTGGGGGACTGGTGAGGAATGGCGTGCCTATGATGATCAATGGGGATACACAAATTGAGCCTTATGATCATGTGGTTGTATTTTGCCATGATATATCGATGAGCAAATTAAAAGATTTTTTTAGCTAA
- a CDS encoding TrkH family potassium uptake protein, with translation MWKINGRFIFKILGIMCLIESVFVLLTVAVALIYREDVMPYFSTAMCMVIAGGLFILMGKKTDESNVSTREGMLTVTLTWITLSLFGMIPFLLSGVTDNVTDAFFETMSGFTTTGATMFPQVSFFPKALLFWRSIIQWQGGVGIVVFTVALLPLFNGGQASHLFNSESTGITHDRFLPRITEVAKRLWGVYIAITLVLIVLLLIGPMNLFESVCHAFTCVASGGYSTKDNSIADFNSPYTEYVLSAFMFISALNITLLYFSFTGKPSKLFKDEEFRTYGIFVTICIVICTLWLCRLNMYDTFESKFRHALFQVMTFASSTGYTTADINLWQPFFWMMAIVMMSINGCAGSTCGGIKTGRFLILIRNLGNEFKKRTHPNLVVLVKLNGHQIQNSVVHQVIAFIFLYISLMITGAMIMMFDGSLFADSIGAAAACISNSGPGVGAYMANMASAGVLSKWVLSFLMLAGRLEVFTVMSILSTSFWRR, from the coding sequence ATGTGGAAGATTAATGGCAGATTTATTTTCAAGATTTTGGGAATAATGTGTTTGATTGAAAGCGTCTTTGTCCTTCTTACCGTTGCTGTAGCATTGATATATAGAGAAGACGTGATGCCTTATTTTTCCACGGCCATGTGTATGGTTATAGCAGGAGGTCTCTTTATTCTTATGGGTAAGAAGACCGATGAGTCTAATGTGAGTACTCGCGAAGGCATGCTTACAGTGACCCTTACATGGATAACACTATCTCTCTTTGGGATGATTCCTTTTCTGCTTTCGGGCGTGACCGATAATGTCACAGATGCTTTTTTTGAGACGATGTCCGGGTTTACAACTACAGGAGCTACTATGTTTCCTCAAGTATCCTTTTTCCCAAAAGCTCTTTTGTTTTGGCGTAGCATAATACAATGGCAAGGAGGTGTAGGGATCGTTGTGTTTACTGTAGCTCTACTACCTCTTTTCAATGGTGGACAAGCCAGCCACTTATTTAACTCAGAATCTACAGGAATAACTCACGACAGATTCTTACCCCGTATTACTGAGGTAGCCAAACGGCTATGGGGGGTATACATTGCCATTACTTTAGTCTTGATCGTATTACTTCTGATAGGTCCCATGAACCTCTTTGAATCCGTGTGTCATGCATTTACCTGTGTAGCTTCCGGGGGGTACTCCACAAAAGATAATAGTATCGCGGATTTTAACTCTCCTTACACGGAGTATGTGCTGTCTGCTTTTATGTTTATCAGTGCCTTGAATATTACGCTTCTTTATTTCTCTTTTACAGGAAAGCCATCTAAGTTATTTAAAGATGAAGAATTTAGGACATATGGTATTTTTGTGACAATATGTATTGTAATATGTACTTTATGGCTATGTCGCTTGAATATGTATGATACTTTTGAGAGTAAATTTAGACATGCGCTTTTTCAAGTTATGACCTTTGCATCGAGTACGGGATATACTACTGCAGATATAAACCTGTGGCAACCTTTCTTTTGGATGATGGCTATAGTAATGATGTCTATCAATGGCTGTGCAGGTTCTACCTGTGGCGGCATAAAGACCGGACGTTTTCTTATTCTGATCAGAAATCTGGGTAATGAATTTAAGAAACGTACACACCCCAATCTGGTAGTATTGGTGAAGCTCAATGGACATCAAATCCAAAACAGCGTGGTACATCAAGTAATAGCTTTTATATTCTTGTATATTTCATTGATGATTACCGGAGCTATGATCATGATGTTTGATGGTTCTCTGTTTGCTGACAGTATTGGTGCTGCAGCTGCATGTATCAGTAACTCCGGCCCCGGAGTGGGGGCTTATATGGCTAATATGGCATCGGCAGGAGTATTATCAAAATGGGTATTGAGCTTCCTCATGCTTGCAGGGAGATTAGAAGTGTTTACAGTGATGAGTATATTGTCCACTTCATTCTGGAGAAGATAA
- a CDS encoding thymidylate synthase yields MNQYLDLLRHIQDNGSVKSDRTGTGTKSVFGYQMRFNLEDGFPLLTTKKLHLKSIIYELLWFLRGDTNVKYLQDHGIRIWNEWADDQGDLGPIYGYQWRSWPDYNGGYIDQISQIIEQIKHEPDSRRIIVSAWNVAQLPEMHLAPCHCFLQFYVNEGKLSLQLYQRSADVFLGVPFNIASYALLLMMIAQVTELKVGEFVHTLGDAHIYLNHLEQVKLQLSRTPRELPVMTINPTVKNIFDFKYEDFELEGYDPHPHIPGAVSI; encoded by the coding sequence ATGAATCAGTATTTAGATCTTCTTCGACACATTCAGGATAATGGCAGTGTGAAGTCCGACCGCACCGGTACTGGCACTAAAAGTGTATTTGGCTACCAGATGAGATTTAATCTGGAGGATGGATTCCCGTTATTGACGACCAAGAAATTACATTTGAAAAGCATTATCTATGAGCTTCTATGGTTTCTTAGAGGCGATACGAATGTAAAGTACTTGCAGGATCATGGTATACGTATCTGGAATGAATGGGCTGACGATCAAGGTGATTTGGGGCCTATATACGGATACCAATGGCGATCTTGGCCTGATTACAACGGAGGCTATATTGATCAGATTAGCCAGATTATAGAGCAAATAAAACATGAGCCGGATAGCAGGCGCATCATCGTGAGCGCATGGAATGTGGCCCAATTGCCTGAGATGCATTTGGCTCCTTGTCACTGTTTCCTGCAATTTTATGTCAATGAGGGGAAGCTCAGCCTGCAACTGTATCAAAGAAGTGCAGACGTATTTTTGGGGGTTCCTTTCAACATCGCATCTTATGCGTTGTTGCTCATGATGATAGCACAAGTTACCGAGCTTAAGGTCGGTGAGTTTGTGCATACTTTGGGCGATGCACATATCTATCTCAATCATTTGGAGCAAGTAAAGTTACAATTGTCACGTACACCACGTGAGTTGCCTGTGATGACTATAAATCCTACAGTAAAGAATATATTTGATTTCAAATACGAAGACTTTGAGTTGGAAGGGTACGACCCTCATCCGCACATACCCGGTGCAGTATCAATTTAA
- a CDS encoding C-GCAxxG-C-C family (seleno)protein: protein MNRNKSLEFFHNESNHWNCAQAIQKSFQDITKLSDETIELEYRPKGGGRAENGICGALYAAKQIINDSAKAQEIEEEFRKRLGGVTCKDLKQNLKVPCTQSVAIAEEILADKLK, encoded by the coding sequence ATGAACAGGAACAAATCCTTAGAGTTTTTTCATAATGAAAGTAACCACTGGAACTGTGCTCAGGCCATACAAAAGTCTTTTCAAGATATTACTAAACTTTCTGACGAGACTATAGAATTAGAATATCGTCCTAAAGGAGGCGGACGTGCCGAAAATGGAATATGCGGAGCTTTATACGCGGCCAAACAAATTATAAATGACTCGGCTAAAGCACAAGAAATAGAGGAGGAATTCCGTAAAAGATTAGGGGGAGTGACATGCAAGGACCTTAAACAAAATCTCAAAGTACCGTGCACACAGTCTGTCGCTATAGCAGAAGAAATACTGGCAGATAAGCTAAAATAG
- a CDS encoding diphosphate--fructose-6-phosphate 1-phosphotransferase, whose translation MVKSPLQEARSKYAPKLPKALQGAVEPVMGENTMSVSDQEDIKRLFPNTYGLPKLTFKASDKKQHNTPIHGGVILSGGQAPGGHNVIAGIFDGLKAINPDSKLYGFLMGPDGLVQHKYIELTADIIDEYRNTGGFDIIGSGRTKLEETEQFDKGLEILKQLNISVLVIIGGDDSNTNAAVLAEYYKSINAPVQVLGCPKTIDGDLKNDQIETSFGFDTATKVYSEVIGNIQRDCNSARKYWHFIKLMGRSASHIALECALQVQPNVTIISEEVEANNMSLDDVVTYIAEIVAQRASKGENFGTVLIPEGLIEFIPAMKHLIAELNDLMASHEAEFKLIGAKKQREYVIRKLSAKNSAIYSSLPTLVARQLTLDRDPHGNVQVSLIETEKLLAEMVKARLDKWHEEGKYNGKFSTITHFFGYEGRCAMPSNFDSDYCYALGRNAACLAAAGVTGYMSSIMNTTAPSEEWIAGGIPTTMMMNMERRHGELKPVIQKALVDLNGNPFKYFVANRDTWAQDVCYIYPGPIQYFGGPELCDKPSKTLELEQSKL comes from the coding sequence ATGGTAAAAAGTCCATTGCAAGAGGCCAGGAGCAAATATGCTCCTAAGTTGCCTAAAGCACTTCAGGGTGCAGTAGAACCCGTGATGGGAGAGAATACGATGAGTGTAAGTGATCAGGAAGATATCAAACGTTTATTTCCTAACACTTATGGTTTACCTAAACTGACATTCAAAGCTTCGGACAAAAAGCAACACAACACTCCCATTCATGGTGGAGTAATCTTATCCGGAGGTCAAGCTCCCGGTGGGCACAATGTCATTGCCGGTATCTTTGACGGTCTGAAAGCTATCAATCCTGACAGTAAGCTATATGGATTTTTGATGGGCCCCGATGGTTTGGTTCAACATAAATATATAGAGCTCACAGCTGATATTATTGATGAATACCGTAATACGGGAGGGTTTGATATTATAGGTTCGGGACGTACAAAACTTGAAGAAACAGAACAATTCGACAAAGGTCTTGAGATACTCAAACAACTCAACATCTCTGTTTTGGTTATCATAGGTGGTGATGATTCGAACACCAACGCTGCCGTATTGGCCGAATACTACAAGTCTATCAATGCACCGGTTCAGGTATTGGGTTGCCCAAAGACTATTGACGGAGACCTAAAGAATGATCAAATCGAAACATCATTCGGCTTTGATACAGCTACCAAAGTTTACAGTGAAGTGATAGGTAATATACAGCGTGACTGTAACTCAGCACGCAAGTACTGGCACTTTATCAAGCTAATGGGTCGCTCAGCATCGCACATAGCTCTTGAGTGTGCTTTACAAGTCCAACCCAACGTGACTATCATCTCTGAAGAGGTAGAAGCTAACAACATGTCCTTGGACGATGTGGTTACTTATATTGCAGAAATCGTAGCGCAAAGAGCCTCTAAAGGCGAGAACTTCGGTACGGTTTTGATTCCTGAGGGGCTAATTGAGTTTATCCCTGCTATGAAACATCTTATTGCAGAACTCAATGACTTGATGGCATCACACGAGGCCGAATTCAAACTTATCGGAGCCAAGAAACAGAGAGAATATGTAATAAGAAAACTTTCTGCCAAGAATTCGGCTATCTACTCAAGCTTACCAACATTGGTTGCACGTCAGCTGACTTTGGATCGTGATCCTCATGGTAATGTACAGGTATCTCTTATTGAAACAGAAAAGCTCCTTGCCGAGATGGTAAAAGCTAGGCTTGATAAGTGGCATGAAGAAGGTAAATACAATGGAAAATTCTCCACAATCACACACTTCTTCGGATATGAAGGCCGTTGTGCTATGCCATCAAACTTCGATTCAGACTATTGCTATGCTTTGGGGCGTAATGCTGCATGTTTGGCAGCAGCGGGAGTTACAGGTTATATGAGTTCTATCATGAATACCACAGCTCCTTCTGAAGAGTGGATTGCAGGAGGTATCCCTACCACAATGATGATGAATATGGAGCGTCGTCATGGTGAATTGAAGCCTGTTATTCAAAAAGCACTTGTGGATCTGAATGGAAATCCGTTCAAGTATTTTGTTGCAAATAGAGATACTTGGGCACAAGATGTATGTTACATCTACCCTGGTCCTATACAATATTTTGGAGGTCCTGAGCTTTGCGATAAACCATCCAAGACACTAGAACTCGAGCAAAGCAAGCTATAG
- the dxs gene encoding 1-deoxy-D-xylulose-5-phosphate synthase, whose product MEISQKTTAYKLLSDINNPSDLRKLPEEQLSIVCDELRSFILKVLSEHPGHLGSSLGAIELTVALHYVFNTPYDRIVWDVGHQAYSHKILTGRRDSFNTLRQWGGISGFPSPSESEYDTFAAGHASNSISAALGMAVAAAKKNEDRMVVAVIGDGSMTGGLAFEGLNNASSFPNNLIIVLNDNNMSIDRNVGGLNHYMVDLITSKTYNTVRYDVYKGLKKLKLIDESKRKSVQRFNNSFKALLSKQSSFFDGFCIRYFGPIDGHNVHRLVQVLTDIKSMKGPKILHVSTIKGKGYAPAEKQATVWHAPGLFNVSTGERAPQKETEPLPPRYQDVFGQTLVEFAREDERIVGVTPAMPTGCSMTFMMREFPDRTYDVGIAEAHAVTFSAGLAKEGMIPFCNIYSSFMQRAYDQLIHDVALLKEHVIFCLDRGGLVGEDGATHQGVFDIAYLRSIPNMVVCAPMNEVELRNLMLTAYQFQEGPMAIRYPRGRGVIVDWKQPPRALPIGKGCVIRDGNKIAFLSIGHIGNEVVKACELLYEAGYTPGHYDMIFVKPLDEELLRQVSSQYQAVITVEDGCLKGGMGSAVGEFMLDNDLNIKMRRIGVPDEFIAHGTPREQYEYCKMDARSIYEVAIELYNQL is encoded by the coding sequence ATGGAAATCTCACAGAAAACTACTGCATATAAATTATTGTCCGATATAAATAACCCTTCTGACCTCAGGAAACTACCGGAAGAGCAACTGAGCATCGTTTGTGATGAGTTGAGGTCATTTATACTCAAAGTATTATCGGAGCATCCCGGACATTTAGGGTCAAGCCTTGGTGCCATTGAGCTTACGGTGGCTTTGCATTATGTTTTCAATACGCCCTATGACCGTATTGTGTGGGATGTAGGCCATCAGGCTTATAGTCATAAGATACTGACAGGAAGGCGAGACTCCTTCAATACCTTGAGGCAATGGGGGGGGATATCAGGCTTTCCGTCTCCTTCGGAAAGCGAATATGATACATTTGCAGCAGGACATGCGTCAAACTCAATCTCTGCTGCTTTGGGGATGGCTGTAGCTGCCGCAAAAAAGAATGAGGATCGCATGGTTGTAGCTGTGATAGGAGATGGTTCTATGACAGGGGGACTGGCTTTCGAAGGGTTAAATAATGCATCTTCATTTCCCAACAATCTTATCATTGTGCTCAATGACAATAATATGTCTATTGACAGGAACGTAGGAGGTCTCAATCATTATATGGTAGACCTTATCACAAGTAAAACCTACAACACTGTTCGATATGATGTATATAAAGGTCTGAAAAAGCTCAAATTGATTGATGAATCCAAGAGGAAAAGCGTTCAACGGTTTAATAACAGTTTCAAGGCGCTTCTTTCAAAGCAGAGTTCATTTTTCGATGGGTTTTGTATTCGTTATTTTGGCCCTATTGATGGACATAACGTACATCGTCTGGTGCAGGTCCTTACTGATATAAAGTCGATGAAGGGACCCAAAATATTACATGTAAGTACAATAAAAGGTAAGGGATATGCTCCTGCAGAAAAGCAAGCCACAGTATGGCATGCTCCGGGATTGTTCAATGTCTCTACAGGAGAACGTGCCCCACAAAAAGAGACCGAGCCTCTGCCTCCTCGGTATCAAGATGTCTTTGGACAGACTTTAGTCGAATTTGCTCGTGAGGATGAACGTATTGTGGGTGTAACACCTGCTATGCCTACAGGATGCTCCATGACTTTTATGATGCGGGAATTCCCAGATAGAACTTATGATGTAGGAATTGCCGAAGCTCATGCTGTGACTTTTTCCGCAGGTCTCGCCAAAGAGGGCATGATTCCTTTTTGCAACATATATTCTTCTTTCATGCAGAGAGCATATGATCAGCTGATTCATGATGTAGCTTTGTTGAAAGAACATGTGATATTCTGTTTGGATAGAGGAGGGCTTGTAGGTGAGGATGGTGCTACTCATCAAGGGGTATTTGATATTGCATATTTGAGGTCGATACCCAACATGGTTGTATGTGCACCCATGAATGAGGTGGAACTCCGCAATCTTATGCTCACGGCATATCAATTCCAAGAGGGGCCTATGGCTATAAGGTATCCGCGAGGTAGAGGTGTGATTGTTGATTGGAAGCAACCTCCTCGGGCTCTTCCTATAGGTAAAGGATGTGTAATCAGAGATGGTAACAAAATTGCTTTTTTGAGTATAGGACACATCGGAAATGAGGTAGTAAAAGCTTGTGAGTTACTGTATGAAGCAGGTTATACTCCGGGACACTATGATATGATATTTGTAAAACCTCTTGATGAAGAGCTCCTGAGACAAGTGTCATCGCAGTATCAAGCTGTGATTACAGTGGAAGACGGATGTCTAAAAGGCGGTATGGGATCTGCTGTAGGCGAATTTATGCTTGACAATGATCTTAATATTAAGATGAGAAGGATAGGGGTTCCGGATGAATTTATTGCTCACGGTACTCCTCGGGAACAATATGAATATTGTAAGATGGATGCCCGGTCTATATATGAGGTGGCCATTGAGCTTTATAATCAGTTATAA
- a CDS encoding IS5 family transposase — protein sequence MANKQKNTQEEDVTFGDILYQRRYRKVQNEFLNQIDQLIDWRPIRTLINKKYTKRQNAVGAPAYDVILLFKMLLLETWYNLSDVALEERVNDSISFSRFLGLKLEEVSPDHSTVSRFRTSLTELNLMDPLLKMFNKQLSKHHISVREGVLVDASIVDTPHKPNGCITIEVAEDREDTRSEEAKKAEADYQKTVVRQRKGTDEEGRWVYKHGYRYGYKKHVMTNVQGIVQKVITTPANRSDTKEFIPLLEGEEIPKETPVLADKGYASRENRAYLQSHGLRDGIMHKSHRNRPLTDMQKAFNKSISPIRSTIERTFGSICRWFHGGRCRYRGLAKAHTQNVIESIAFNLYRTPGIIVSHCVG from the coding sequence ATGGCAAACAAGCAAAAAAACACACAAGAAGAGGATGTAACCTTTGGAGACATTCTTTATCAGAGACGATATCGTAAGGTTCAAAATGAATTTTTGAATCAAATTGACCAATTGATTGATTGGCGCCCCATCCGTACGTTGATCAATAAGAAATATACGAAGAGACAGAATGCAGTTGGGGCACCTGCCTATGACGTGATACTTCTTTTTAAGATGTTGCTTTTGGAAACGTGGTACAATCTCAGCGACGTTGCCTTGGAGGAGCGTGTAAATGATTCCATTTCTTTTTCTCGCTTTTTAGGATTGAAGCTGGAAGAGGTTTCACCGGATCACAGCACGGTGAGTCGGTTTCGTACCTCCTTGACAGAGCTTAATCTAATGGATCCACTCTTAAAGATGTTTAACAAGCAATTATCCAAGCATCATATTTCAGTAAGAGAAGGCGTATTAGTGGATGCAAGTATTGTAGATACCCCCCACAAGCCTAATGGCTGTATCACGATTGAGGTGGCCGAGGATCGTGAAGATACACGTAGCGAGGAAGCTAAGAAGGCGGAGGCGGATTATCAGAAAACCGTGGTTCGTCAGCGCAAAGGAACCGATGAAGAAGGCAGATGGGTGTACAAGCATGGATACCGGTATGGATACAAGAAACATGTGATGACGAATGTTCAAGGGATAGTTCAAAAGGTGATTACCACTCCTGCCAATCGTAGTGATACGAAGGAGTTCATCCCACTATTGGAAGGAGAGGAAATTCCCAAAGAGACACCTGTTCTTGCGGACAAAGGCTACGCCTCGCGGGAGAATAGAGCATACTTACAAAGTCATGGATTACGAGATGGGATAATGCACAAGTCTCATCGAAATAGACCGTTAACGGATATGCAGAAAGCCTTTAATAAATCTATAAGCCCTATACGAAGCACTATCGAGCGTACCTTTGGAAGCATCTGTAGGTGGTTCCATGGAGGGCGATGTCGTTACCGAGGGTTAGCAAAAGCACACACTCAGAACGTTATCGAAAGCATCGCCTTTAACCTTTATCGGACTCCGGGGATAATTGTGTCCCATTGTGTCGGATAG